The Vicinamibacteria bacterium genome window below encodes:
- a CDS encoding DUF2461 domain-containing protein → MANPYITPALFRFFRELDKNNNRDWFQKNKSRYERTVRDPLLAFVSDFAPRLKRISPYLVADSRPNGGALFRIYRDVRFSKDKTPYKTHAGLRFPHEDGRNVHAPGYYLHLEPGSVFAGGGIWHPDGAVLRQVRNAIVADPKGWKRATSRCTLGGDSLRKPPRGYDPEHPLISDLKRKDFVAYRLFTEREACDGSFPRQFADACRTMKPLMAFLTRAVGADL, encoded by the coding sequence ATGGCGAATCCCTACATCACGCCCGCTCTGTTCAGGTTCTTTCGAGAGCTGGACAAGAACAACAATCGTGATTGGTTTCAAAAGAACAAATCTCGTTACGAACGCACGGTCCGAGATCCTCTACTCGCTTTCGTATCCGATTTCGCTCCGAGGCTCAAACGCATCAGTCCCTATCTTGTCGCCGACTCAAGACCCAACGGAGGCGCGCTTTTCCGGATTTACCGCGACGTGCGCTTCTCGAAGGACAAGACGCCGTACAAGACGCACGCTGGCCTGCGCTTCCCGCACGAAGACGGGCGCAACGTGCACGCGCCCGGCTACTACCTTCATCTCGAGCCGGGCTCGGTCTTCGCCGGTGGCGGTATCTGGCATCCGGACGGGGCGGTGCTTCGTCAAGTCCGAAACGCCATCGTCGCGGATCCCAAGGGATGGAAGCGAGCGACCTCGAGGTGCACGCTCGGAGGCGATTCATTACGCAAGCCCCCGCGGGGTTACGATCCGGAGCATCCTCTGATTTCGGACTTGAAACGCAAGGACTTCGTCGCATACAGACTCTTCACCGAGCGCGAAGCTTGCGATGGGAGCTTCCCGCGCCAGTTCGCCGACGCGTGCAGAACGATGAAGCCGCTCATGGCGTTTCTGACCCGGGCGGTGGGCGCGGACTTGTGA
- a CDS encoding sigma 54-interacting transcriptional regulator translates to MPEKDTPPVERDEEGSTVRLSSDGGEESLVRQFSVEVVDGPAAGMIFESKGQRTILGKDRSSDLVLADPTVSRFHCEFRVEGERIVIQDLNSLNGTYVNGTRVIAAYLEEKATIGLGRCVLRFRRGSGQVSIPLSAESQFGALVGESEAMRAVFAALSRVAASDSTLLLTGETGTGKDVAAESVHIVSSRRDGPFVVVDCGAIPGTLLESELFGHERGAFTGAEREHKGAFERASGGTLFLDEIGELSLDLQPKLLRALERREIRRLGGSGSIATDVRIIAATNRNLLEEVNARSFRSDLYYRLAVAEVELPPLRERREDIPLLVAHLLDDLGSQSSRFSEEVLSETFLDELARHTWPGNVRELRNHIERCLLFGRMGPRVEEARSEVLPELDLGEPLAAARRRWVGTFERRYLEGLLEQSGGNVSDAARRAGVNRAHFHRLLARNGLR, encoded by the coding sequence ATGCCGGAAAAAGACACACCCCCGGTGGAGCGCGACGAAGAGGGCTCCACCGTCAGGCTCTCGTCCGATGGAGGTGAGGAGTCGCTCGTGCGGCAGTTCTCCGTCGAGGTCGTGGACGGTCCCGCGGCCGGGATGATATTCGAATCGAAGGGGCAGCGGACCATCCTGGGAAAGGACCGCTCCTCCGATCTGGTGCTGGCCGATCCCACCGTCTCGCGGTTTCACTGCGAGTTTCGTGTCGAGGGCGAACGGATCGTAATCCAGGACCTGAATAGTCTGAACGGCACGTACGTGAACGGCACCCGCGTGATCGCGGCCTACCTCGAGGAAAAAGCCACCATCGGGTTGGGCCGATGTGTCCTGCGTTTTCGTCGGGGCTCGGGACAAGTCTCGATACCCCTGTCGGCCGAGAGCCAGTTCGGCGCGCTGGTCGGTGAGTCCGAGGCCATGAGAGCGGTCTTCGCGGCCTTGTCTCGGGTGGCCGCGAGCGATTCGACGCTCTTGCTGACGGGGGAGACCGGGACGGGAAAGGACGTGGCGGCAGAGTCGGTGCACATCGTCAGCTCTCGTCGTGACGGCCCCTTCGTCGTCGTGGACTGCGGCGCGATTCCCGGAACTCTTCTCGAGAGCGAGCTCTTCGGCCACGAGCGAGGGGCTTTCACCGGAGCGGAGCGAGAGCACAAAGGGGCGTTCGAGCGGGCCTCGGGAGGAACGCTCTTTCTCGATGAGATCGGAGAGCTGAGCCTGGATCTGCAGCCCAAACTTCTTCGCGCGCTCGAGCGGCGAGAGATTCGCCGACTGGGTGGCAGTGGATCGATTGCCACTGACGTCCGGATCATCGCCGCCACCAACAGGAATTTGCTCGAAGAGGTGAATGCGCGCTCCTTTCGCTCCGACCTCTACTATCGTCTCGCTGTAGCCGAGGTCGAGCTGCCTCCTCTTCGCGAGCGACGGGAGGACATTCCCTTGCTCGTGGCGCACCTTCTCGACGATCTCGGCTCGCAGAGCTCGCGTTTTAGCGAGGAAGTGTTGAGCGAGACGTTTCTCGACGAGCTCGCGAGACACACCTGGCCTGGCAACGTCCGTGAGCTGCGAAATCACATCGAGAGGTGCCTGCTCTTCGGCCGTATGGGACCCAGGGTCGAGGAGGCCCGGTCCGAGGTCCTACCGGAGTTGGATTTGGGCGAGCCGCTCGCCGCGGCGAGGCGACGATGGGTCGGAACATTCGAGCGACGATACCTGGAAGGACTGCTGGAGCAGAGTGGCGGCAACGTGAGCGACGCTGCCCGCAGGGCCGGAGTCAACCGAGCTCATTTCCATCGACTGCTCGCGCGAAACGGTCTGCGCTGA